A genomic region of Mus musculus strain C57BL/6J chromosome 7, GRCm38.p6 C57BL/6J contains the following coding sequences:
- the Nlrp14 gene encoding NACHT, LRR and PYD domains-containing protein 14, translating to MKTEDDEMEYEASKEETVSEDKDFDDGIDYRTVIKENIFTMWYKTSLHGEFATLNCVITPKDQNLLQHIFDEDIQTSEAPQTVVLQGAAGIGKTTLLKKAVLEWADGNLYQQFTHVFYLNGKEISQVKEKSFAQLISKHWPSSEGPIEQVLSKPSSLLFIIDSFDELDFSFEEPQFALCKDWTQISPVSFLISSLLRKVMLPESYLLVATRSTAWKRLVPLLQKPQRVKLSGLSKNARMDYIHHLLKDKAWATSAIYSLRMNWRLFHMCHVCHMCQMICAVLKGQVEKGGRVEETCKTSTALFTYYICSLFPRIPVGCVTLPNETLLRSLCKAAVEGIWTMKHVLYQQNLRKHELTREDILLFLDAKVLQQDTEYENCYMFTHLHVQEFFAALFYLLRENLEEQDYPSEPFENLYLLLESNHIHDPHLEQMKCFLFGLLNKDRVRQLEETFNLTISMEVREELLACLEGLEKDDSSLSQLRFQDLLHCIYETQDQEFITQALMYFQKIIVRVDEEPQLRIYSFCLKHCHTLKTMRLTARADLKNMLDTAEMCLEGAAVQVIHYWQDLFSVLHTNESLIEMDLYESRLDESLMKILNEELSHPKCKLQKLIFRAVDFLNGCQDFTFLASNKKVTHLDLKETDLGVNGLKTLCEALKCKGCKLRVLRLASCDLNVARCQKLSNALQTNRSLVFLNLSLNNLSNDGVKSLCEVLENPNSSLERLALASCGLTKAGCKVLSSALTKSKRLTHLCLSDNVLEDEGIKLLSHTLKHPQCTLQSLVLRSCSFTPIGSEHLSTALLHNRSLVHLDLGQNKLADNGVKLLCHSLQQPHCNLQELELMSCVLTSKACGDLASVLVNNSNLWSLDLGHNILDDAGLNILCDALRNPNCHVQRLGLENCGLTPGCCQDLLGILSNNKSVIQMNLMKNALDHESIKNLCKVLRSPTCKMEFLALDKKEILKKKIKKFLVDVRINNPHLVIGPECPNTESGCWWNYF from the exons ATGAAGACTGAGGATGATGAGATGGAATACGAAGCTTCTAAAGAGGAAACCGTGAGTGAGGACAAAGACTTTG ATGATGGAATAGACTACAGAACtgtaataaaggaaaacatttttactATGTGGTATAAGACCTCTTTGCATGGAGAATTTGCAACTTTAAATTGTGTAATTACACCTAAAGACCAAAATCTGCTGCAGCATATATTTGATGAGGATATCCAAACTTCCGAGGCTCCACAAACGGTAGTCCTTCAAGGAGCTGCTGGAATTGGGAAGACAACATTGTTGAAAAAGGCAGTCTTAGAATGGGCAGATGGCAATCTCTATCAGCAGTTTACCCATGTATTTTATCTCAATGGGAAAGAGATTAGCCAAGTAAAGGAGAAAAGCTTTGCTCAGTTAATATCAAAGCACTGGCCTAGCAGCGAGGGCCCCATTGAACAGGTCCTGTCTAAACCCAGCAGTCTCCTCTTTATAATCGATAGTTTTGATGAACTGGATTTCTCCTTTGAAGAGCCACAGTTTGCACTGTGTAAAGACTGGACCCAGATCTCCCCAGTGTCTTTTCTCATTAGTAGTTTGCTGAGGAAAGTGATGCTTCCTGAGTCCTACTTATTAGTAGCGACAAGATCCACAGCTTGGAAGCGACTAGTGCCTTTATTGCAAAAACCTCAACGTGTAAAGCTGTCAGGGCTGTCTAAGAATGCAAGGATGGACTATattcaccatttgttgaaagataAGGCATGGGCTACGAGTGCAATTTATTCACTAAGAATGAATTGGAGGCTTTTCCACATGTGCCACGTGTGCCACATGTGCCAGATGATCTGTGCTGTTCTCAAGGGACAAGTGGAGAAAGGTGGCCGTGTTGAAGAGACCTGCAAAACCAGCACGGCTCTGTTCACATACTATATCTGCAGCTTATTTCCACGCATACCTGTGGGCTGTGTTACTCTGcccaatgaaaccctgttgaggAGCCTGTGCAAGGCTGCTGTTGAAGGCATCTGGACAATGAAGCATGTGCTTTACCAGCAAAATCTCCGAAAGCATGAATTAACCAGAGAGGACATTTTGCTTTTCCTGGATGCAAAGGTTCTTCAGCAAGACACTGAGTATGAAAACTGCTACATGTTCACTCACCTCCATGTTCAGGAGTTTTTTGCAGCTCTTTTTTACTTGCTGAGAGAGAATTTAGAAGAACAAGACTATCCCTCTGAACCTTTTGAAAACTTGTATCTGTTGCTTGAAAGCAACCACATTCATGACCCTCATTTGGAACAGATGAAATGCTTTTTGTTTGGTctactaaataaagacagagtaCGACAACTGGAGGAAACTTTCAACCTTACAATATCCATGGAGGTAAGAGAAGAGTTACTTGCATGTCTGGAAGGATTAGAAAAGGATGACTCTTCTCTATCACAGCTGAGATTTCAAGACTTGCTCCACTGTATATATGAGACTCAAGATCAAGAATTCATCACTCAGGCACTGATGTATTTCCAAAAGATTATCGTGAGGGTTGACGAAGAACCCCAGTTGCGTATATATTCATTCTGTCTTAAGCACTGCCACACTCTAAAGACTATGAGACTGACAGCAAGGGCAGACTTGAAAAATATGTTGGACACAGCTGAAATGTG CCTTGAGGGTGCTGCTGTTCAAGTCATTCACTACTGGCAAGATCTGTTTTCTGTGCTTCATACAAATGAGTCCCTGATAGAAATGGATCTGTATGAAAGCAGACTTGATGAATCATTGATGAAAATTTTGAATGAAGAATTAAGTCACCCAAAGTGTAAACTACAAAAACTAAT ATTCAGAGCTGTCGATTTCCTGAATGGCTGTCAGGATTTTACTTTCTTGGCTTCCAATAAGAAGGTGACACATCTTGACCTGAAAGAAACTGATTTAGGAGTCAATGGACTAAAGACCTTATGTGAAGCCTTGAAATGCAAAGGATGTAAATTACGGGTGCTTAG GTTGGCATCCTGCGACCTGAATGTAGCCCGTTGTCAAAAGTTATCCAATGCTCTCCAAACCAATAGGAGCCTGGTATTTCTGAATCTGTCCCTCAACAATCTATCAAATGATGGAGTAAAGTCGTTGTGTGAGGTCTTAGAAAATCCAAACTCTTCTCTAGAGAGACTGGC CTTAGCAAGCTGTGGCCTCACAAAAGCTGGTTGTAAAGTTCTTTCCTCGGCTCTCACCAAAAGCAAGAGGCTGACACATTTATGCTTGTCAGACAACGTCTTAGAAGATGAAGGGATAAAGCTGCTCAGCCATACCTTGAAGCATCCACAGTGTACTCTGCAGAGCCTTGT GCTTAGGTCTTGCAGTTTCACTCCGATTGGCAGTGAGCATCTCTCCACCGCTCTCCTGCACAACAGGAGCTTGGTACATCTGGACCTGGGACAAAACAAGCTGGCGGATAATGGAGTGAAGCTTCTGTGTCACTCCCTCCAGCAGCCACACTGCAATCTTCAGGAGCTGGA GTTGATGAGCTGTGTTCTCACGAGTAAGGCTTGTGGGGATCTGGCTTCTGTTCTTGTGAACAACTCAAACTTGTGGAGCCTAGACCTTGGGCACAATATCTTGGATGATGCTGGTCTGAATATTCTGTGTGATGCTTTAAGAAATCCCAACTGCCACGTTCAGAGGCTAGG ATTGGAAAACTGTGGTTTGACCCCTGGTTGCTGTCAGGATCTCTTAGGTATCTTATCTAACAACAAAAGTGTGATACAAATGAACTTAATGAAGAATGCCCTTGATCATGAATCAATTAAGAATCTATGTAAAGTCTTGAGATCTCCAACATGCAAAATGGAATTTCTAGC gttagacaaaaaggaaatattgaagaagaaaatcaagaagtttCTGGTCGATGTAAGAATTAATAATCCACATTTGGTCATTGGGCCAGAGTGTCCTAATACAGAAAGTGGGTGCTGGTGGAATTATTTCTGA
- the Rbmxl2 gene encoding RNA-binding motif protein, X-linked-like-2 encodes MVEADRPGKLFIGGLNLETDEKGLETAFGKYGRIIEVLLMKDRETSKSRGFAFVTFENPADAKAAARDMNGKSLDGKAIKVAQATKPVFESGRRGPPPPRSRGRPRGLRGTRGGGPRRPPSRGGSADEGGYTGDFDLRPSRAPMPLKRGPPPRRAGPPPKRAAPSGPARSGAGIRGRAAGSRGRDGYGGPPRRELPPPRRDPYLGPRDEGYSPRESYSSRDYPSARDPRDFAPSPRDYTYRDYGHSSARDECPSRGYCERDGYGGRERDYEHPSGGSYRDPFDSYGDPRGAGPARGPPPSYGGGRYDEYRGCSPDGYGGRDSYRSERYSSGRERVGRPERGLPPSVERNCPAPRDSYSRSGRRAPPRGGGRVGSRLERGGGRSRY; translated from the coding sequence ATGGTTGAAGCCGACCGTCCAGGGAAGCTCTTCATCGGCGGTCTCAACCTCGAGACCGACGAGAAGGGCCTCGAAACCGCTTTCGGCAAGTATGGCCGCATCATCGAGGTGCTCCTGATGAAGGACCGGGAAACCTCCAAGTCCAGAGGCTTCGCCTTCGTCACCTTCGAGAACCCCGCGGACGCCAAGGCCGCAGCCCGAGACATGAACGGCAAGTCCCTGGATGGTAAGGCCATCAAAGTGGCCCAAGCCACCAAGCCGGTGTTCGAGAGCGGCCGGCGCGGGCCCCCTCCTCCCCGAAGCCGCGGCCGCCCGAGGGGCCTGCGCGGGACCCGTGGCGGCGGCCCGAGGCGCCCTCCCTCCCGGGGCGGGTCGGCCGACGAAGGCGGCTACACGGGGGATTTCGACCTGCGGCCTTCGCGGGCCCCCATGCCACTGAAGCGCGGGCCGCCGCCGCGCCGGGCCGGGCCTCCGCCCAAAAGAGCAGCGCCGTCGGGCCCCGCGCGCAGCGGCGCGGGAATTCGCGGGCGGGCGGCGGGCTCCCGGGGACGAGACGGCTACGGGGGCCCGCCGCGCCGGGAGCTGCCACCGCCGCGCCGCGACCCGTACCTGGGCCCGCGCGACGAGGGCTACTCGCCCCGGGAGAGCTATTCGAGCCGCGACTACCCGAGCGCCCGGGACCCGCGCGACTTCGCGCCCTCGCCCCGCGACTACACCTACCGCGACTATGGCCACTCGAGCGCGCGAGACGAATGCCCTTCCCGGGGCTACTGTGAGCGCGACGGCTACGGCGGCCGCGAGCGCGACTACGAGCATCCTAGCGGAGGCTCCTACCGCGACCCCTTCGACAGCTACGGGGACCCGCGTGGCGCCGGTCCTGCCCGAGGGCCACCGCCATCTTACGGCGGGGGCCGCTATGACGAGTACCGAGGCTGCTCGCCCGACGGCTATGGCGGCCGCGACAGCTACCGCAGCGAGCGCTACTCGAGTGGCCGTGAGCGCGTGGGTAGGCCGGAGCGCGGGCTGCCGCCGTCTGTAGAACGAAACTGCCCGGCGCCGCGGGATTCCTACAGCCGCTCGGGCCGCCGGGCGCCCCCGAGGGGCGGAGGCCGCGTGGGAAGCCGCCTGGAGCGAGGGGGAGGCCGGAGCAGGTACTGA